Part of the Intestinibacillus sp. Marseille-P6563 genome is shown below.
CCAACCAGCGCTTATATTCGGACATAAAATCCATCTTTTGATCACCTCATGATTATTTTTGTGTAGATACCTTAGAAACATTATACAATATTTTCTGTATATTTGGAAGCCTTTTTTACAAAACAGCACAACGATTATCTAATTTTTACCAACTTTTCACACAATTTTACCCCAAAACCCTGCCAAAATCAAAGCGACAGGCCGAAATTCGGTCTGTCGCTCTGGAAAAAATTTATAACGAACGATAAATATCCGGGCAGGTTTCCAGCGAAACCGGCTCGATTTGCCCCGATTTTTGCGCGCGAAGCAGCGCATCGGCGGTCACGGCAGCCGCATAACCGTCCCAGCTGGACGGTCCGCGCAGATGCCCGGCTTGCAGGTCCTCCACCCACTCTTGCAATTCCAAATCATACGCATCCAAAAAGCGCAGCACCCAGTCGGTTTCCAGGGCGGTGTACCGTTTGGCCTCGGCGCGCACGAGCAGCCCAGACGGGTCGGGCATACGCAGCACCCCATTTTCGCAGACCACTTCGCACTGGATGTCATAACCATACCGGCAGTTGACCGATACTTCCAAATCGATGCACACGCCGCCCCTGGTCTGGAACATCATAATTTGTGGGTCGCGCAGTACGCTGGCATCGGCATTGGCCGTCTGCCGCGGGAAGCGCACTTGCACGGTTTCGTAGTCCTCGCCCAGCAGCCAGCGGGTGACGTCGATCTCGTGGATGGCGGTCTGCGTGACCGACATCTCGGTAGTAAAGTGTCCATGGGGCGCGATATTGCGGTGGGCACAATGAATCATGAGCGGCTTGCCCCAGGTGCCACTTTCGACCGCCTGTTTGAGCTGTCGGTATCCGCGGTCATACCGGCGCATGAACCCGACCTGAACCATCCGCTTGCCGCATGCGACTTCGGCCTGCACGATCCGGCGGCAGCCCGCCGCCGTAATGGCCAGCGG
Proteins encoded:
- a CDS encoding Gfo/Idh/MocA family protein, with protein sequence MEIRIGMVGAGQIGEDHVRRITEKISGARVTAVASRSRGPAERVAALCGARVEPDVQSLLRAEDVDAVILASPSERHEEQVLWALEAGKPVFCEKPLAITAAGCRRIVQAEVACGKRMVQVGFMRRYDRGYRQLKQAVESGTWGKPLMIHCAHRNIAPHGHFTTEMSVTQTAIHEIDVTRWLLGEDYETVQVRFPRQTANADASVLRDPQIMMFQTRGGVCIDLEVSVNCRYGYDIQCEVVCENGVLRMPDPSGLLVRAEAKRYTALETDWVLRFLDAYDLELQEWVEDLQAGHLRGPSSWDGYAAAVTADALLRAQKSGQIEPVSLETCPDIYRSL